The Coffea arabica cultivar ET-39 chromosome 3c, Coffea Arabica ET-39 HiFi, whole genome shotgun sequence genome contains a region encoding:
- the LOC113735901 gene encoding F-box/kelch-repeat protein At3g06240-like: MLSILNNKSLYLWNPSTILLKKLPEIGFWEDSYVFYGFGYDQSYDDYKVLRGVCCDEYWFNEENFIYSHSIKRKGVRVYSKRSNSWKRIGNCPYNEVLQVDGAYVDGFFYWLVLEKRGKDQMLCRRIGCFDLGDEKFKNLELPKFTGHMLHVGVLERFLCLVCNHYESGPGAWTIWVMKEHGIISSWAIVANIPILFRTPFVVPLSINKHGEVVLQMGHKKVVKFNSRKNKFDVLVHKNFEIETALYTESNLSPCTNPKRKATTEAREILKRVEL, from the coding sequence ATGTTGTCAATCCTCAACAATAAAAGTCTTTACTTGTGGAATCCTAGTACTATACTACTAAAGAAGTTGCCTGAAATTGGTTTCTGGGAAGATAGCTATGTGTTTTATGGATTTGGCTATGATCAATCCTATGATGATTATAAGGTTTTAAGAGGTGTTTGTTGTGATGAATATTGGTTTAATGAAGAGAATTTCATATATTCGCATAGCATAAAGAGAAAGGGGGTAAGAGTTTATAGTAAAAGAAGTAATTCTTGGAAAAGAATTGGAAATTGTCCTTATAATGAGGTTTTGCAAGTGGATGGAGCTTATGTTGATGGATTTTTCTATTGGCTAGTGCTTGAGAAAAGGGGTAAGGATCAAATGTTATGTAGAAGGATTGGATGCTTTGATTTAGGAGatgaaaaattcaagaatttggAACTACCTAAGTTTACTGGGCATATGCTACATGTTGGGGTTTTAGAAAGGTTTCTTTGTTTGGTTTGTAATCACTATGAATCTGGCCCTGGAGCATGGACAATATGGGTGATGAAAGAGCATGGTATCATAAGTTCCTGGGCTATAGTGGCCAACATTCCAATTCTATTCAGAACTCCTTTTGTGGTTCCATTGTCCATTAACAAACATGGAGAAGTTGTGTTGCAAATGGGTCACAAGAAAGTTGTCAAGTTTAATTCCAGGAAGAATAAGTTTGACGTTCTTGTGCACAAGAATTTTGAGATCGAAACAGCTCTGTATACTGAGAGCAATCTGTCACCCTGCACTAATCCCAAAAGAAAGGCAACCACCGAGGCCAGAGAGATACTCAAGAGAGTGGAGTTGTAA